Proteins encoded by one window of Dioscorea cayenensis subsp. rotundata cultivar TDr96_F1 chromosome 6, TDr96_F1_v2_PseudoChromosome.rev07_lg8_w22 25.fasta, whole genome shotgun sequence:
- the LOC120263794 gene encoding plasmodesmata-located protein 6-like, which yields MTTTSSSSSSSSHHHYNLLLFFFFIISTTTTTTTTSPTTFIYAGCSQSKYSPNSPYEQNLNSLLSTLSLSSTLTLFSNSSSTTFSSSSPAFALFQCLPSLPLPSCSSCIHTSLSKLSSLCSSATSATILLHSCLLRYSNSSFFGHSDTTLLLKTCGSSLPSPPFSFDITTMLDTTLSQLQTSSSSSSYNVAGAGYFQAESQCDGDLSPKSCAECVNLAVRQLRNACGGAVAGDVYLGRCFARFWSINDFYSHKPSSSSSSSSSSSGNEGEKTFAILIGLMAGIALLIVFLTFIRRAATDGK from the exons ATgaccaccacctcctcctcctcctcctcctcctctcacCACCATTAcaaccttcttctcttcttcttcttcatcatctccacCACCACAACCACCACCACTACTTCACCAACAACCTTCATCTACGCCGGCTGCTCCCAATCCAAATACTCTCCAAACTCTCCATATGAACAAAACCTCAACTCCCTCCTCTCCACTCTCTCACTCTCCTCCACCCTCACTCTCTTCTCCAactcctcctccaccaccttctcctcctcttctccgGCTTTCGCTCTTTTCCAATGTCTCCCTTCTCTCCCTCTCCCTTCATGCTCATCCTGCATCCACACCTCTCTTTCCAAACTCTCCTCTCTCTGCTCCTCCGCCACCTCCGCCACCATCCTCCTCCACTCCTGCCTTCTCCGCTACTCCAACTCCTCCTTCTTCGGCCACTCCGACACTACTCTCCTCCTCAAAACCTGCGGCTCTTCTCTCCCTTCCCCTCCTTTCTCTTTCGACATCACCACCATGCTTGATACTACTCTTTCTCAACTCCaaacttcctcttcttcttcttcttataatgTTGCAGGAGCTGGTTATTTTCAGGCAGAGTCACAGTGTGATGGAGATTTATCTCCAAAGTCTTGTGCTGAGTGTGTCAACCTCGCCGTCCGGCAGCTGAGGAATGCCTGCGGTGGTGCTGTCGCCGGAGATGTTTATCTTGGGAGGTGCTTTGCTAGGTTTTGGTCCATTAATGATTTTTACTCTCATAAaccctcatcatcatcatcctcatcatcctcatcctctg GAAATGAAGGCGAAAAAACATTTGCTATCCTCATTGGACTTATGGCTGGAATTGCTCTACTTATTGTCTTCCTTACCTTCATTAGAAGGGCTGCTACTGAtg GTAAATAA
- the LOC120263889 gene encoding nudix hydrolase 4-like, with the protein MVSRQGRQDQRYNHNGHRLIVGCIPYRIKMDNKQSEQVEVLVITSQKGHGMMFPKGGWELGETMKEGACREVMEEAGVQGDVEYLLGKWGYESKRHDIFHEAFMFSLKVTEELVQWPEMVSRNRKWATIEEARQGCQHAWMKEALETLVLLSSIMKKW; encoded by the exons ATGGTGTCTAGACAAGGAAGGCAGGATCAACGGTACAATCACAATGGACATCGTCTTATTGTCGG GTGCATTCCTTATAGAATCAAGATGGATAATAAACAAAGTGAACAAGTGGAGGTTCTGGTCATCACTTCTCAGAAAGGCCATGGCATGATGTTCccaaag GGTGGATGGGAGCTTGGTGAAACAATGAAAGAAGGTGCATGTAGAGAAGTAATGGAAGAAGCTGGTGTACAAGGAGATGTTGAG TATTTGCTTGGTAAATGGGGTTATGAAAGCAAGAGACATGATATCTTTCATGAagcttttatgttttctttgaaaGTCACTGAAGAACTTGTTCAATGGCCTGAAATGGTTTCCCGAAACCGAAAATGG GCTACAATTGAGGAAGCAAGACAAGGGTGTCAACATGCATGGATGAAAGAAGCACTGGAAACATTGGTTTTACTCTCGTCTATAATGAAAAAATGGTGA